In Williamwhitmania sp., one genomic interval encodes:
- a CDS encoding NADH-quinone oxidoreductase subunit H — MLSFVLIALASLFFTGVIIRTKSITAGRKGPGIMQPVKDVIRLMKKGAVYSQTTSIVFRLAPVVYFCTVAMAALLIPFGSSRGVISFNGDFIFFAYLLGLGKFFNIIAAMDTGSSFEGMGASREALYSLFAEPAFFIILGSYITYALAVLAALVLAMIAMIENSRLPIDDPKTHLELTMVHEVMILDNSGFDLGLILYAGYLKFAIFGAIIANLFTGGMSLLWALVVFVGTQFSFAVVIGLIESFMARFRMNHNAQFIFALSSVSFLIFLGVLLVLGKFI, encoded by the coding sequence ATGCTGAGCTTTGTTTTAATAGCGCTGGCAAGCCTCTTCTTTACAGGGGTAATCATCCGAACGAAAAGCATAACGGCCGGAAGAAAGGGGCCGGGAATTATGCAGCCCGTAAAGGATGTGATTAGGCTAATGAAAAAGGGTGCGGTTTATAGCCAAACCACCAGCATTGTTTTCCGGCTTGCCCCCGTGGTATATTTTTGCACCGTGGCCATGGCCGCCCTGCTTATTCCATTTGGCTCTAGCCGAGGCGTAATCAGCTTCAACGGCGACTTTATCTTCTTTGCCTACCTGCTGGGTCTCGGGAAGTTCTTCAACATAATTGCCGCCATGGATACCGGTAGCAGTTTCGAGGGGATGGGGGCCAGCCGCGAGGCGCTCTACTCCCTATTTGCCGAGCCTGCCTTTTTTATCATCCTTGGCTCCTACATCACGTATGCCTTGGCTGTTTTGGCGGCGCTGGTGCTGGCCATGATTGCAATGATTGAAAACAGCCGTCTGCCCATCGACGACCCTAAAACCCACCTGGAACTCACCATGGTGCACGAGGTAATGATTCTGGACAACAGTGGCTTCGACCTAGGACTTATTCTCTATGCCGGCTACCTTAAGTTTGCCATTTTTGGAGCCATCATTGCCAACCTCTTTACTGGCGGGATGTCGTTGCTCTGGGCTTTGGTCGTTTTTGTTGGAACGCAGTTCTCCTTTGCCGTGGTAATTGGTCTCATTGAGTCGTTCATGGCTCGCTTTAGGATGAACCATAACGCGCAGTTTATTTTTGCGCTTTCATCCGTTAGCTTTTTGATATTCCTGGGCGTGCTTCTGGTTCTTGGAAAGTTTATTTAA
- a CDS encoding proton-conducting transporter membrane subunit, which translates to MTGLFLTGAYTIGGLLFVNRNKRINSLLLIAYEILLWGFTIFACFNYKHTELDYFAFDSLGILLLITLSIISIPALIHSHLYISRQGEKPQSRSIYFAAMVVLLTSISAAYLANHIAVVWIFAELTTLSASALIYHHRNKLALEGTWKYVFICAISISLVFVGILFLSLSLNQAGNKDLSFANLMAHSQELNPFWLRLAFLFIFTGFTAKIGLVPMYTAGIDAKDKAPGPAAAILSSVLMNMGFVAIFRTYAILAHTSLYHWANTIIFVAAILSIFVATVYMMKVMNIKRMFAYSSIEHMGIVMLGVAAGGIGFYAAILHVILHSFVKSSLFFQYNQVYRVFQDKNIYHLGNYFKYNPTGAVVLLFGFISATAMPPSGLFVSEFLIFRSLFEGQHLVMLLVALLLLTIIIWAFGKNILKILFTPAVGFDDSHVPHIRPLESLSQLVLLFGAVWLGLNPPAAFVHLIQDAVSILPM; encoded by the coding sequence ATGACGGGACTATTTTTAACCGGGGCGTATACCATAGGCGGCTTGCTTTTTGTAAACCGCAACAAGCGCATAAACAGCTTGCTCCTCATTGCCTACGAGATTCTGCTGTGGGGCTTTACCATATTTGCCTGCTTCAACTATAAGCATACGGAGCTGGACTACTTCGCCTTCGATTCGTTGGGCATACTCCTGCTGATTACCCTCAGCATTATCAGCATTCCGGCGCTTATTCACAGCCACCTATACATAAGCCGACAGGGCGAAAAGCCACAGAGCCGCAGCATCTACTTTGCGGCGATGGTGGTGCTGCTCACCTCCATTAGCGCTGCTTACCTTGCCAACCATATTGCTGTGGTGTGGATTTTTGCCGAGCTCACCACTTTGAGCGCCTCCGCGCTTATTTACCACCACCGAAATAAGCTGGCGCTGGAGGGAACGTGGAAGTACGTGTTTATATGCGCCATCAGCATCTCGCTGGTGTTTGTGGGTATCCTGTTTTTGAGCTTGTCGCTAAATCAGGCAGGGAACAAAGATTTGTCGTTTGCCAACCTAATGGCGCATAGCCAGGAGCTAAATCCCTTTTGGTTGCGGCTTGCCTTCCTCTTCATTTTTACCGGCTTCACTGCCAAGATTGGTCTAGTTCCCATGTACACTGCCGGCATCGATGCCAAGGACAAGGCGCCCGGACCGGCTGCGGCTATTCTTTCGTCGGTGCTAATGAACATGGGTTTTGTTGCCATATTCCGCACCTATGCCATTCTGGCTCACACCTCGCTCTACCACTGGGCCAACACCATCATTTTTGTGGCCGCCATCCTCTCCATTTTTGTGGCCACCGTTTACATGATGAAGGTGATGAACATCAAGCGCATGTTTGCCTATTCCAGCATTGAGCACATGGGGATAGTGATGTTGGGAGTTGCGGCGGGTGGCATTGGCTTTTATGCTGCCATACTGCACGTAATACTGCACTCCTTTGTAAAAAGCAGCCTCTTTTTCCAATACAACCAGGTTTACCGCGTGTTTCAGGATAAGAACATTTACCACCTTGGGAACTACTTCAAGTATAACCCCACCGGAGCAGTGGTTCTTCTTTTTGGATTTATAAGCGCTACGGCCATGCCACCCTCGGGGCTGTTTGTAAGCGAGTTTCTCATATTCAGGTCACTCTTCGAGGGACAGCACCTTGTTATGTTGCTGGTGGCCCTGCTGCTGCTCACCATTATTATTTGGGCGTTTGGCAAGAATATCCTTAAAATCCTGTTTACCCCTGCTGTTGGTTTCGACGATAGCCACGTTCCGCACATCCGCCCGTTGGAGTCGTTAAGCCAACTTGTTCTGCTCTTTGGCGCCGTTTGGTTGGGCTTGAATCCACCGGCTGCCTTTGTCCATCTCATTCAGGATGCAGTTTCCATTTTACCCATGTAA